From the genome of Dermochelys coriacea isolate rDerCor1 chromosome 1, rDerCor1.pri.v4, whole genome shotgun sequence:
TCACCCTTGTTCCTGTTGACTAATATGTGCTGTatagcatatatatatacatcACATTCATAATATGTATTATCTGCACCATATATATACTAGTAGCATGGATTAACTACCAATAACATTAACCACAAATGTTGtaacaaaagaactagataagttaaaaaaagaactagataagttcctggagaataggtccatcaatggctattagccaggatgggtagcgatggtgtccctagcctctgtttgccagaagctgggaatgggcgacaggggatggatcacttgatgatcccctgttctgttcattccctctggggcacctggcatgggccactgtcagcagacaggatactgggctagatggacctttggtctgacccactatggccgttaTTATGTTCTTAACAGTGATATCACTGAAATGGCCTGTAACATAATCCTGTTCATTCACTTATGCTTAGTATTCCCAAATACCTTGCATTTACTTAACTAAGCATTGGCACAAGCAGATAGGAAAGTTGTCAAtatgtgtaacttgtaaaatcatataAATAATAGCAGCTGAAATTTGTACCTGGGGGGAGCATACTGGACGGCTCTTTGGAGACTGGTATCGTATCAAACCTTTTTCCTGCTCCATATTAATAAACCTGCCTGACATTGTTTATTTGGGATCTTGAGGatatttcataacaaaataaTGAATCAAAGTGTGGTCAAACaatacaatttatcaacaattCCAGATAGTTTGAATAACCACCCATAGACATCACTGCAGAGATCCTATGGCCCATTTTCCGTGGAAAATGGCAGTCTCTGGGGTAGCATAAAGAGAAATGGTTGCTCAGCCTCCATGACATAGCTCCGCCATGGCTCCTCACCCCTGCCTGAGGCCCTTTCCCCATAGTGCCAGGGGGGCATTGGTCGAGTTTCGAGGACTATGGGGGGCGCTGGCGCCCAAACTGCATAGGATACTAATGGGGGGAACAATTTAAAGGTTtagccgcccccccaccccaaacagctGGAGTCACAGACCCCAAGCTGGGCAGGCCGCATCCCAGTTGCAAGGAACCCGGCACCGCCATGCACAACTGGGAAGTGGACAGCGATGAGGAGTCCTGTGCCAGgtgctggccccagcccccatGCTGGTGGGGTGATGTCTGGCGATGGCCCCCACCCAGGTCCGGAGAAGCCCAGCGTCTCTGGTGGGTGGCAGAGGGCAAAGCAGAGCTGCCGGGGGTGGGCGAGAAGGGGCCGGCCCCGAGAGGAGGTGGTTcccaggtggctggagggttcatGGCTGTTCCTGCTCCAAGCCACACCCCATGATCCATGGCTGTTGGGTCCCCTGGAGTatcagccctgctgcccccccagaGACCGGGGCTGAACTGTGTCACTCTGCTTCCACCTGGACAATGTCATGATCTGGACCAACATAGGTAACAGCTGGGCCCAGtccctctgcccagctctggTGGCCCCTGTGTCCTTTCCTTGATTCTCGGGCAGTGGGTGACTGTGGGGTTCACCCGGTTACTGGGGGGTGTCTGCAGCAGGGCTGCCAGGTGGTGACAGGTTtccggtttttgaccggaatgtCCGGTCGGAAAGGGAAACTGTCAGCATCCAGCCTCCGTCACCAGCGGGCGGGAAGAGCAGCAACTGCGGCTGGAGCCTGGAGCAACCAGGCTGCTCCCGAACCCAAGAAGGTACCGGCGCTGGCCGGGGCTTGAACCTGTCTGACCTGCTGTGCCCCGATTTCCCACCCCAGCACTCTGATTTGGACAGGCAGGTAGACTCCGCATCAgaccctcccagcccagctctgaagttggCAGGTGAGtcatgggggatggggagtgagCGACGGGAGTGGGGGAGATacaggtgggagggggtggggcctcaggggaaggggtaggGCAGAGACATTCGGTTCTCagaggttagagcagggtggccaacctgcggCTCTGGAGccccatgcggctcttcagaagttaatatgcggctccttgtctaggcaccaactctggggctggagctgcaggcgccaactttccagtgtgctgggggttGCTCATTGCtcaccccctggctctgccacaggccctgcccccactccaccccttcccaccccctcccctgagcctgccgtgccctcactcctcccccttccccctagAGTCTCCTGCACCCCgcaggaggcatggggaaggaggaggcggtgctgatcagcagggctgctggcaggcaggtGGGGGAGCTGACGGGGGGCTGTTGacatgttactgtggctctttggcaatatgCACTGGtcaattctggctccttctcaggagcaggttggccacccctggatgTGAAAGCAGGGTGTATAGGGCTAAAATAATCTGAGATCTGAGCTGAGTTTGAAGAGTTCTTCTTCAGATCACTGATTTCATAAGAATTGGGCTGGGCCTTATTTCAGCCAAAACTTAGGTGCTGAACTGTATTGAAGTTCTATTCAAGATTTTTCAGTTAGATTGAAAGATAATAGGGTAGGGAACTGGCTATGAGACAAACCCTATGTCACACGTGTTACAAGACATGAAATCATctcattaaaattgaaaaaatctCATTGTCATGGAGGCAGCAAGgcttagtggatagagcactgcacTGGGATACCAGAAACCTAGGATCAATTCCTAGTTCAGTCATTGGGCTGCTGGGTGAGGTTAGGTAAGATACTTAACCTCCCTACAGGCAGGACCTGGCCCTCTTGCTAGTGATGGACAAATGAGGCAGGATCACAGCCAAGTGTAACTTCTGTGGTGACCACCACACCTCAGGCAGAGCACGGGGACTATATGCTGCACCCCATGCAAAGGTGACAGCATTCCCACACCAGCATGTACAGACCTTTCACTCCATGGTTTGTGAAGAGCTTTAAAATTGTTCAAGATGCAAGATGCTGCAGAAAGATACATCAGCACTAATGATCCCTGTGCATTAGGGGGGTGGGTCACTTGCTGATGCATTTCCCAGCACTAGACTCCACACAAGGTGCAGGCTAGAAGCTTTTCCCTCTGAACAGGAGACGAATTCTGTCACGAATCTGTTTGGTTTTCACACCATACACGATGGGGTTCATAATGGGAGGAAAGAGGAGGTAGAAAGTGCCCATCAGGACATGTACGTACGGGGCGATTTGGTGGCTGAACCTGTGAATTACTGAAGAGAGAACCCCTGGTACATAGACCACTAAAATGGCGCAAAGGTGGGAAACACAGGTGCCGAAAGCCTTGAGCTGCTCTTTCTTGGACGCCAGGCTTAAGACAGTCCTTAGGATTTTGGCGTATGACAGGACGATGAACAGCAGATCCAGCCCCACAATGAAGATAGCTACGATGATCCCATAAATGTTATTGATCGTAGTGCTGGCACAAGCCAGCTTCGCCACAGCCATGTGATCGCAGCAGCAATGGGAGATGACATGGGACTGGCAGAAGGGCAGCCTCCTGACGAGGAAGGGCAAAGGGACCATGAACAGAACAGCCCGGGCCAAAGCCGCCAGCCCGATCTTTGCTATCATGGAATTGGTCAGGATGGTGGCATATCTCAAGGGGTTGCAGATGGCCACATACCTGTCGAAGGccatggccagcagcagagcagactccatcatGGACATCGAGTGAATGATAAACATCTGCACTAGGCAGGCATTAAAGCTAATCTTCCTGGAATTAAACCAGAAGATGCTCAGTATTTTCGGCACGGTGGTCGTGGATAAAACCAGGTTGATGACGGCCAGCACAGCGAGGAAATAGAACATGGGCTTGTGTAAGGAGGGGTCTGTCTTGATAACGTACAAGAGGGTGCAGTTTCCTAGAAGGATCATGGTGAACACTGAGGAGAATGGGATGGAGATCCAGAGATGCAGAGCTTCCAGCCCTGGGATGCCCGTCAGGAAGAACACTGATGGATCAGCGCTTGTGTCGTTGGAACCTGACAGGTTGTCTTCTTGTGGCATCATTTGCAAGTCACATGTCTTTCCTTTCAATAAAACATAACACATGGAATGAATAGACCCTGTAAATTAAATACAGACTAGGGGCCAGTCTCAGTTCTGGAAGAAGTGGACTGACCTTTTGTTGAGTTCATCAGTCATGTTGCAATAACACTAATCATACAAACCCTGatatttttctgtgcaaaatcatTTAGAGTTTTTAGAATGTCATTAGAAGTCTCGAGTAATGAATCCCACTTGGTTACAAGTATCCTACCTGGTGTACCTTGCTACTAGAAGATGCACATTGTTTAGTGTGCATTCTGCCGTGAAGTACCTAGTATATCTGGCCGCATGGCACATGCTCTCAGAAATACCTGGCACGTTAAGCTGCATGTAGCAAGATGTACCTGGTACCTTCAGCAGCACACTCTGGGTATTCAGCCTGGATGTATGTAGTTCATTGCGGAACATGCATGAGTAGTACTATTTTGTTCTAGTTTGttcaaactggacagactctatgtaaaagaataaatggacacaaatcagatgtcaagaattataacattcaaaaaccagtcggagaacacttcaatctaccAATTAACCAATCAACCaattagattggatattaggaaaaactttttcactaagagggtggtgaaacactggaatgcgttacctagggaggtggtagaatctccttccttagaggtttttaaggtcaggcttgacaaagccctggctgggatgatttaactgggacttggtcctgctttgagcagggggttggactagatgaccttctggggtcccttccaaccctgatattctatgattctatgatctctctggtcactcgattacagacctgagagtggctatccttcaacaaaaaaacttcaaaaccagacaccaacgagagactgctgaattggaattaatttgcaaactggatacatttaacttaggcttgaatagagactgggagtgcatgagtcattacacaaagtaaaactatttccccatgttatttctcccctccaccacccccccactgttcctcagacattcttattaactgctggaaatggcccaccttgcttgtcaccatgaaaggttttcctcctaccccctctccccccccgctggtgatggctcatcttaagtgatcactctcttttcagtgtgtatgataaaacccattgcttcatgttctctgtgtgtatataaatctccccactgtatttttcaccaaatgcatcagatgaagtgagctgtagctcacgaaagcttatgctcaaataaatttgttagtctctaaggtgccacaagtcctccttttctttttgtgaatacagactaacatggctgctactctgaaacatctacaTAGCTATTCTTAGCGCGGTACCCTGAGAATCACGAGCCTGCGTCTGTCGACCCGAGCTGTGAGACTAACTGCCGCTCACTGCATAGACATATCCAAAGAGCCTATGAGTCTGAacccactcccattgaaatcagggggAGAACTCCCCACCAACTTCTGGGATAACTGAGCTGTTctctttaggtgacaaatctgaggaactgtcccaggtgTCAATAAAGAtggttttagaacaaactgataaattaaacagtaataagtcaccaggaccagattggATTCAccgaagagttctgaaggaactcaaatatcaAACTGCAGAACCAATAACTGAGGTaaataacctatcacttaaatcagcctctgtaccagatgactagaggatagctaatgtgatgcaaATTTTTAAAGAAGGGTCCAGAGGCGATCCTTGTAATTACAGcccagtgagcctaacttcagaactaggcaaattggttaaaatgatagtaaagaacagaattaccggacatatagatgaacaagatttgttggggaagagtcaacctggcttttgtaaagggaaatcatcccTCACCAATctaatagaattctttgaggaggtcaaacgtgtggacaagggtgatccagtggctatagtgtacttggactttcagaaagcttttgacaagtttcctccccaaaggctattaagcaaagtGAGTTGTCAAGGcgtaagagggaaggttctctcgtggatcagtaactggttaaaagacaggaaacaaaaggtaggaataaatggtcagttttcagactgaagagaggtaaatagcaaggtcccccagggatctgtactgggaccagtgctgttcaacatagtcataaatgatctggaaaaaggggtagtGAGGTAGCTCTGACATTTGCAGATtttatacaaaattactcaagacaggtAAATCCAAAGAATACTgtgaggagttacaaagggagctcataaaactgggtgactgggcaacaaaacagcagatgaaattcagtgttggaatgaaaagtaacgcacattggaaaacatcatcccaactatacatacataatgatgggggtctaaattaactgttaccactcaagaaagagatcttggagtcattgtgtagatccactcaatgtgcagcagcagtcaaaaaagcgaacagaatgttgggaatcattaggaaagtgatagataataaaacagaaaatatcataatgccactgtataaatcgaTGGTATGCCACATTTTGAATACTACGTGCAGTTTaggtcaccacatctcaaaaaagatatattagaattggacaagacaaagagaagggaaaagatgactaaggggtatatgataaagatctataaagtaatgattggtgtggagaaagtgagcagggaagtgttatttgctccttccCATAATaaaagaaccagggatcacccaattaaattaataagcagcaggtttaaaacaaaccggaggaagtagttcttcacacaacacacagtcagcctgggaaacttgttgccagaggatgctgcAAAGGCCAAGTGtctaattgggttcaaaaaagaattagatcagttcctggaggattggtccatcaatggctatcagtccagatggtcagggatgcaacttgATGATCTGGGTGtcctaagcctctaactgccagaacctgggactggatgacagaggatggatcagtCAATAAtcgtcctgttctgttcattgcctctgaagcatctggtactggccactgttggaagacaggatactgggctagttgggCCACTGATCTCACCCAGTATGACCATCCTTAAGTTGTATGATACTTGTCAGAGGCTTCACAACTGCTCAGTTTTACAGCGAAAACTCCCTGCTTCCAGGCCTATGAAACACCCCCCGCCCTCCACTGAAATACTGCAGGACTGTGAGGCTACGCTTATGCTGTTTCTGGTTTGGGGAAAACTAGAAATGGCATACCAAGAAAGTCTGACTTACGTAATGTCTTCCTGAAGCTTTGTCTGCACTCAGCATGTgaggtatgtgtagctacacaccccATTGACAAGcaggtgtgtagctacacatggcagGGAAGggttctggcagtggggaggcagcggggaaaagctcctcactgccagagcccttccccactgctggagcctttcactgcaatggggagaggctccggcagcagggaggcagtgggacactcAATGGTGGGTATGGGAGCATGGTTTGGGTGTGTGGAGAACTGTGTAGGGCTTAGAGTTCCACCAGACCTGTACTCTACGTGCCTAAGCAGTGAATCTCCATCGACACGGCTATTTACCCCCATGCTAGCCGGGCACACAGCATCGGCTCTCCACATGCTGCCATGAATGTGGATAGACCGTCAGTTCCAGAAGGAAAGAGATTCAGATGAATCCCTTTATGcatatttatattgcagcaggAGGGTTGTAGTGTGGTGCATAGCTGCGGCACACACGTATTCAAAACCGACTTTGGAGAAAAGAAACTTTATGCTATAAAAATCCAAATGAACAGAGATGCAAAGACTATTTTGACAAAGGGAAAAAGTATTACAAGTTGCTACAGCCCATATTTATCTAAGAttgtagaaaaaatattaattatttcattAACTGAGAATAAATTCTGATCAAATTATTATGGAGTTATATgctttaaggcaagaagggaccattctgatcacctgctctgacttcctgaataacacaggccacgGAATTAAACCAGGTGAGTTCTGCCTCAAACCCATAACGTCCCTTGGAGCTAAAACGTTTCTAGTCTCAGTTTGTCTAGTCTCAGCTCCCAGGCATTGGATCTcattctgcctttgtctgctagattaaagaaccttCTAcagtcagaaatctcttcccatcTATGGACTtaaagactgtgatcaagtcacctcttaaccttctctcgGATAAACTGAATAGTTTGAGCTTGTTCCGTCTCTGGCTGTAAGCCACGTTCTCCAGATCtgaaatcattcttgtagctcttttctgaacccttttcaaTCTGTCAACAACCTTTTTGAGGTGTGGACACTGGACCTAAAAAGAGTGTCCAGTGACGGTCAGTCCAAGCCACACACCTCTCTATTTCTGCTCCATATTCCCCTGCTTATGCCTTCAAGGAGGGAATTTGTTCTCTCCATCACCACACTGCACTGGGACCTCATGTACAGCTAGTTACACATCATGACTCCGAGTTCTTTTTTGAGTCAGTGCTTTCTAAAACACAGCCCCGCATCCTGTAAGTGTGATCTATGGTCTTGGTTCCTCGATGTAGGACCTCACATTTAGTTGTAATGCACGTTGTTCAAGTGAGCCCAGTTTAGCAAGTGACTGAGATCGTTTTAGGGGACTGCCCTGTCCTAATCATTACTTGTCTCTCTGCCAAAACATATGTCCCGCTTGACTGAAATCTCCCATGATAACAGAATTACACAATAAAGAGTCTCTCACAGTGCAATTGTACCAGGGGAGAGAACTATGGCTCTGTGTGTAACCTGAACATCCCTGATATTTTGGAATACTCACTGGTTTCTTCCcatagtttttttgtttggttgcttGTTTTTTGATGGAATTAAATAGTTCCCTTCTAAATGGTCAATCTCACTCTACTCTCACTTATACGGGCCTAAATCCAGAATcattccagttttacaccagtttgACTGACAGCAGATTTGGCCCAAAGCTttccatttcctttaaaaatctcctaTTTAGAAAGTTCCTTGATTAGCTTTAATATAAATTCACCAGCTCACCTGAACCCTGGCtgcgtcttcttccctctcagcaCTTCCTGAAGTCAAGCTCAAACTGCAGGACTCTCCACTCAGCCTAGATCAACTGGGTGAGAGTATTTATACCTCCTAATGACAGACATCCTGGTGACTTtactcagtgggagttgagagacTTGGGTCATTATCGCGGCACATTTGCTTTGGGGCCTAGGGAGTCACAGCAAATGGTGAATGTAGATTAACCCAGGTATCTCCTGCTGGGCTGGTGTTCATATCGACATCTATGTGAAAAAGGCCAAACCCTCAGCAGAGTGCATGCACGTGTAGGCCATATTGTACACGTCCACAAAATAGTGTGCAAATCCCCCCAACCAACGTGTGTACCAAGGGATTTACAATCCTAAATTGGGCAGGTGCAAAAGTGCACACACAGTGTGCAGGACTTCACCCTGTGTGTTAGGGATCTGCTCAGACTTGAATATGAAGACAACTGAACACTGGTTTGGGAAAGAGATGGATAATGACATCTTACATGTACATGGCCTCTTTTATCCAGTAGAATCCCCCAAACCTCTTTCTACAGAGACCCACTCACCCATTTTAGACATGCAGCCAGCTCTAGGGTGGAACATTAGCAGCAACACTACACAAGTGCAGCTGCTACCACTTCCTCTTTGGGTAGGAAGAAGGGCCCCCATGATAGGCATAGTTTAGGGCACCTCTAGCCAGGAGAACAGGGCCACATTTGGAGGACAAAAGCCTACCAGAGGCTTGCAGTGCTGGGCCCACTGTGGGGTCATCCTGGTGTTTGTTCAGGTCTTGCACAGGGACCTGCGGGGAGGGTGAGGGGATTTAACCATGGCCAGAGGGTGACTAATTGCAGATGTACACAGTCAGGGGGGCCTTGGAAACCACGGCTGGAAACCACCCAACCTCCATGAGctaggggtggggttggggctgcCCCATTCCTGCGTGCGGGTTTCCTGCTGACTCAGAATCAGCCCCATTCTCGGTCACAATGGTGCTGCCGGCCCCCTCCCTGTGCGGCAGCTGGCCGGACCCGAGCCAGTCAAGTGACCTTGGAGACCAGGTGAACTGCATTTTGCACCCCATGGAGAGAGGCAGGAGTAACAGGGTAAGGGCGGGACCTGCCCGGGGCGGGGAGGGTGACTCAACCTACTTGGGGGGTGGCCAAATCTTTACATTGGGCCCCCCTCACTATAAATATATGCAGGTTGATAGTGCTCCCTCCAGCCTCGCCCTCCAGGCCGGCAAGACGCCGTCCCCTCGGATCAAATGAGAAATCAGGCCAGGGGCTGAGCCCGCAGCCTGGCCTCCCCTGGTCGCCTCGCATCCCTCAGGGGAGGGGCAACTCAGGGCGTGCGCGGCCCCTCTCCTCAGCGGGGACAAGGGCCAGCGAGGGGGCGACGGGACCAGGCAGGTGCCACAGCCAGTCCCCGCCACACCTTGTGCCTCAGCAACCCACTGTGTGCCTGGAGCCCATCGCCGGCGGTCGGCAACTTTCTCATCCCTAAAATCCGAACCCCCCTGTCCCGCCCCTTcccttgaggccccgcccctccccacctcttcctctgaggcccctccccctacccagtttccctttttgactggacattctggtcaaaaaccggacacctggcaacaaCCCTGTCATCACCTGGAAGCCCTGCAGCAGGCACCCCGCAGTAACCTGGTGCACCTCACAGTCACCCCCAACCCGGGAACGAGGGAAGGACGCAGGGGCCACCAGTGCTGGGCAGAAGGATGCACTCGGGCTCAGCCCGGTTCTTACCCATGCTGGTGCGGATCACAGCATTGTCCAGGTGGAAACAGAGTGGCACCGCCCAGCCCCGGTCCCTGTGGGGTGGCAGAGACAATACTCCAGGGGGCCCAACATCCACAGATCATGAGGTGAGGCCGCTTGGAGCAGGAACCGCATGAAACCTCCAGCCACCTGGGAACCACATCCTCTCGGGGCCGGCCCCTGCTCCTCGCCCACAGCCCggcatttttgtcgctcttctctggactctctccaattagtCCACATCCTTCCTGGAATGtatccagaattggacacaatactcctgttgaggcctaatcagcacagagtagagcggaagaattacttctcctgtcttgcttacaacactcctgctaatacatcccagaaggatgttcgctTATTtcgcaacagcgttacactgttgactcatatttagcttgtggtccactatgacccgaaatccctttctgcagtactccttcctaagcagtcatttcccattttgtatgtgtgcaactgattgttccttcctaaggggagtactttgcatttgtccttattgaatttcatcctatttacttcagaccatttctccagtttgtccagattattttgaattttaatcctatcatccaaagcatttgcaactcctcccagtttggtttcatttgaaaacttataagcatactctctatgccattatctaaatcattgatgaagatattgaacagatccGGACCGAGAACCAATCCCTGAAGGGCCCCACtccttatgcccttccagcacgactgtgaaccactgataactactctctgggaatggttatccaatcagttttgcacccaccttatagtagcttgatctaggttgcatttccctagtttgtttatgagaaggtcatgtgagacagtatcaaaagctttactaaaatcaatatataccacatctattgcttccccccccccacccacccccgcatccacaaggcttgttacactgtcaaagaaagctatcaggttgatttgtttttgataaatccatgctgactgttatttatcaccttattatcttctagatgtttgcaaattgattgcttaattatttgctccattttctttcgGGGTACACaagttaagctgactagtctgtaatttcctgggttgtccttattcacctttttatagatgggcactgtatttgcccttttccagtcttctggaatgtctcccatcttccatgacttttcaaagataattgctaatggctcagatatctcttcagtcagctccttgagtattctaggatgcatttcagcaggccctggtgacttgaagacatctaatttgtcttagtaatttttaatttgttctttccctattttagcctcttctgatcctacctaaTTTTCACAGTCATTCACTATGTTTTTACcctttttatctttacccagagactttctgcaagtctgtctcctattcgcatctcaacctcagtccaagtgtatatatttttaatatataaggcaacactgGCTCCCTTTTACcccttcctgtccttcctgagcaagctgtacccttctataacaatattccagtcatgc
Proteins encoded in this window:
- the LOC119862847 gene encoding olfactory receptor 52K1-like, which produces MPQEDNLSGSNDTSADPSVFFLTGIPGLEALHLWISIPFSSVFTMILLGNCTLLYVIKTDPSLHKPMFYFLAVLAVINLVLSTTTVPKILSIFWFNSRKISFNACLVQMFIIHSMSMMESALLLAMAFDRYVAICNPLRYATILTNSMIAKIGLAALARAVLFMVPLPFLVRRLPFCQSHVISHCCCDHMAVAKLACASTTINNIYGIIVAIFIVGLDLLFIVLSYAKILRTVLSLASKKEQLKAFGTCVSHLCAILVVYVPGVLSSVIHRFSHQIAPYVHVLMGTFYLLFPPIMNPIVYGVKTKQIRDRIRLLFRGKSF